In Aegilops tauschii subsp. strangulata cultivar AL8/78 chromosome 3, Aet v6.0, whole genome shotgun sequence, one genomic interval encodes:
- the LOC109736102 gene encoding uncharacterized protein: MLDWAFDKGHRARFIENGEMLQPLRMRGHGVHGHMDYDDRYAPFFKKARLLGFVLQFKRQPPTLVHAALTALIDRWRPETHSFHLPCGVMTVTLEDWEMITAMPIKGHALTGRVERTNWQQRVTTLIGDCPAAKNSSGNSANWAYLFFLADWDAGYSWGTACLAYLYRSLDDATQRTGDNSNMGGFVWAFSIWMWERLPVGRPEKMPRRPWEDYSEDGDETRNPTVAYEWDVVKLYTGLNKTSMSRQKNQSITDWGEQHKTHVTEWDRQRYRKDVERKVTDWDAYLGRHMRWYDDDQKHRLRLRPRWTTEDIAELERDDPEEEAYQTDIRNMHSGFREFAPLINRVSGELNRCIFEASDALGDLPGSVQSENKVRGTMKKFVKRCRKLVGLLGSAGAGSVEAYQPVATQGLIGSSSHAPSSSRNSIQY, encoded by the exons ATGCTGGACTGGGCATTCGACAAGGGTCATCGTGCCCGGTTCATAGAGAACGGAGAG ATGCTCCAGCCACTACGCATGAGGGGTCACGGGGTTCATGGGCATATGGACTACGACGATCGCTACGCGCCATTCTTCAAGAAAGCCCGTCTATTGGGTTTCGTGTTGCAGTTCAAGCGTCAGCCGCCGACGCTTGTCCACGCAGCTCTCACAGCTCTAATTGACCGGTGGCGACCGGAGACCCATTCTTTCCATCTGCCATGCGGGGTGATGACGGTGACCCTCGAGGACTGGGAGATGATTACTGCCATGCCGATCAAGGGTCATGCACTCACCGGTCGAGTGGAGAGGACCAACTGGCAGCAGAGGGTTACCACCCTCATCGGCGACTGCCCCGCTGCCAAGA ACAGCTCCGGGAACTCTGCCAACTGGGCGTATCTGTTCTTCCTAGCGGACTGGGATGCAGGGTACAGTTGGGGGACCGCATGTCTCGCCTACCTATACCGTTCG CTTGACGACGCAACACAGAGGACGGGAGACAATTCCAATATGGGTGGCTTTGTCTGGGCCTTCTCCATTTGGATGTGGGAGCGGCTGCCGGTGGGGCGTCCGGAGAAGATGCCAAGACGCCCATGGGAAGACTATAGCGAAGACGGCGACGAGACTCGAAACCCCACTGTAGCTTACGAGTGGGACGTTGTCAAACTCTACACGGGCCTAAACAAGACTTC GATGAGCCGGCAGAAGAATCAGTCGATCACAGACTGGGGAGAGCAGCATAAGACTCATGTGACGGAGTGGGACCGACAGAGGTATCGTAAAGACGTGGAGAGGAAAGTGACTGACTGGGATGCTTACCTGGGCCGACACATGAGGTGGTACGATGATGACCAGAAGCACCGTCTTCGTCTGAGGCCTCGGTGGACGACGGAAGACATCGCGGAGCTAGAGAGGGATGACCCCGAGGAAGAGGCCTACCAGACCGACATCAGAAACATGCATAGTGGATTTAGGGAGTTTGCACCCCTCATCAACAGAGTA TCTGGTGAGCTGAACAGATGCATCTTTGAAGCCTCAGATGCACTAGGTGATCTCCCCGGGAGCGTACAATCTGAGAACAAAGTGAGGGGGACGATGAAG AAGTTCGTGAAGCGTTGTCGCAAGCTGGTAGGGCTGCTTGGGTCTGCTGGAGCTGGGTCAGTTGAAGCTTATCAGCCTGTAGCCACACAGGGTCTCATCGGCTCATCGAGCCATGCTCCCTCGTCGTCTAG AAATAGTATTCAG TATTAG